The following proteins come from a genomic window of Sphaerisporangium rubeum:
- a CDS encoding LacI family DNA-binding transcriptional regulator, translating into MHRRRPTIHDVAAAAGVSRGTVSRLLNGDRYVSTSAKVAIERAIAETGYVVNRNARSLVTQRTGSVVMVLSEPQEKLFEDPNFSVLLRTATRRLAERDVSLVLMIAADDSDRERVVRYVRGGHADGVLLVSTHAGDPLPDRLRDIPVAAVAQGAVPGRETVIPYAAADDREGARQMTRYLAEQGRRRIATITGPLDTPGGALRLAGFCDVLGRRAAKKLIEHGDYTQLGGESAMARLLQRAPDIDAVFVGSDLMAAGALSTLRSVGRRVPDDVAVAGFDDSAVAMTTHPPLTTIRQPLARVAEETVGLLLGLIDGGEYTGPVILPTELVVRESA; encoded by the coding sequence GTGCACAGAAGACGCCCCACCATCCACGACGTGGCCGCCGCCGCCGGAGTGTCACGGGGCACGGTGTCCCGGCTGCTCAACGGGGACAGGTACGTCAGCACCTCGGCCAAGGTGGCGATCGAGCGCGCCATCGCCGAGACCGGGTACGTCGTGAACCGCAACGCGCGGAGCCTGGTCACCCAGCGCACCGGCTCGGTCGTCATGGTGCTGTCGGAACCCCAGGAGAAGCTGTTCGAGGACCCCAACTTCAGTGTGCTGCTGCGCACCGCCACCCGGCGGCTCGCCGAGCGTGACGTGTCGCTGGTCCTGATGATCGCGGCCGACGACAGCGACCGCGAGCGGGTGGTGCGGTACGTGCGCGGCGGCCACGCCGACGGGGTGCTGCTGGTCTCCACGCACGCCGGCGACCCGTTGCCGGACCGGCTGCGCGACATCCCGGTGGCGGCGGTCGCGCAAGGCGCGGTGCCTGGACGCGAGACCGTGATCCCGTACGCCGCGGCCGACGACCGCGAAGGGGCCAGGCAGATGACGCGGTACCTCGCCGAGCAGGGCCGCAGGCGGATCGCGACCATCACCGGGCCGCTGGACACACCGGGTGGCGCGCTGCGGCTCGCCGGGTTCTGCGACGTGCTCGGCCGGCGGGCCGCCAAGAAGCTGATCGAGCACGGCGACTACACCCAGCTCGGCGGCGAGAGCGCGATGGCGCGGCTGCTGCAGCGGGCCCCCGACATCGACGCGGTGTTCGTCGGCTCCGACCTCATGGCGGCGGGTGCGCTGTCCACGTTGCGGTCCGTCGGACGGCGGGTGCCGGACGACGTCGCGGTGGCCGGTTTCGACGACTCGGCGGTGGCCATGACCACACATCCGCCGCTCACCACGATCAGGCAGCCGCTCGCGCGGGTCGCCGAGGAGACGGTGGGGCTGCTGCTGGGGTTGATCGACGGCGGCGAGTACACCGGCCCGGTGATCCTCCCGACCGAACTCGTGGTGCGCGAGTCCGCGTGA
- a CDS encoding carbohydrate ABC transporter permease — protein sequence MRRRGGPVPYLFLTPAVVLFTLFLALPIGYTAYLSLRGTKVTGLGLGKGARREVYVGFANLAAAIGDGELWAGWLRVLGYGAMVLVTMLGLALLFALLLDSAHVRLARFSRIAIFLPYAVPGVAATLLWGFLYLPSLSPAQGPLSALGGEVDLLGAGTVVFSMANVAVWGGVGFNMLVLYTTLRAVPRTYYEAARIDGASELAIALRVKIPILMPAIVLTTVFSLIATIQVFTEPTALRPLTNTISSTWSPLMKVYRDAFITGDLYSAAATSIVIAGIALVVSFGFLRVVRDRAFQER from the coding sequence ATGAGGCGGCGCGGCGGCCCGGTGCCGTACCTGTTCCTCACCCCGGCGGTGGTGCTGTTCACGCTGTTCCTGGCACTGCCGATCGGGTACACCGCCTACCTGAGCCTGCGCGGCACCAAGGTCACCGGGCTCGGGCTCGGCAAGGGGGCCCGCAGGGAGGTGTACGTCGGGTTCGCCAACCTCGCCGCGGCGATCGGGGACGGCGAGCTGTGGGCCGGGTGGCTGCGCGTGCTCGGGTACGGCGCGATGGTGCTGGTGACGATGCTCGGGCTGGCGCTGCTGTTCGCGCTGCTGCTGGACTCGGCGCACGTGCGGCTCGCGCGGTTCTCCCGCATCGCGATCTTCCTGCCGTACGCCGTGCCGGGGGTCGCCGCCACCCTGCTGTGGGGCTTTCTGTACCTGCCGAGCCTGAGTCCCGCGCAGGGGCCGCTGTCGGCGCTCGGCGGCGAGGTGGACCTGCTCGGCGCCGGCACGGTCGTGTTCTCGATGGCGAACGTGGCGGTGTGGGGAGGCGTCGGGTTCAACATGCTGGTGCTGTACACGACGCTGCGCGCGGTGCCGCGGACGTACTACGAGGCGGCGCGCATCGACGGTGCGAGCGAGCTGGCGATCGCGCTGCGGGTGAAGATCCCGATCCTCATGCCGGCCATCGTCCTCACCACGGTGTTCTCGCTCATCGCCACCATCCAGGTGTTCACCGAGCCGACCGCGCTGCGTCCGCTGACCAACACGATCAGCTCGACGTGGAGCCCGCTGATGAAGGTGTACCGGGACGCGTTCATCACCGGCGACCTGTACTCGGCGGCGGCCACGTCGATCGTCATCGCAGGCATAGCGCTGGTGGTGTCGTTCGGCTTCCTGCGCGTGGTGCGCGACCGCGCCTTCCAGGAGCGGTGA
- a CDS encoding YbaB/EbfC family nucleoid-associated protein: MTWRGEPFSPTGDPEVDQVLETLAAQTAQFEEVGRRLSATLGRGEAEDGRVVVEVRTGGSLASLRLDPHALTLGPDVLAAAILSAAKEAETNAANRAEAVMRPLLGDDRPRPPTGDR, encoded by the coding sequence ATGACGTGGCGCGGCGAGCCGTTCTCACCGACCGGTGACCCCGAGGTCGATCAGGTGCTTGAGACGCTCGCCGCTCAGACGGCGCAGTTCGAGGAGGTCGGCCGCCGCCTGTCGGCCACTCTCGGCCGCGGTGAGGCCGAGGACGGCCGCGTCGTGGTGGAGGTCCGCACCGGCGGTTCCCTGGCCTCGCTGCGCCTGGACCCCCACGCGCTCACCCTCGGCCCCGACGTGCTGGCCGCCGCCATCCTCAGCGCCGCCAAGGAAGCCGAGACCAACGCCGCCAACCGCGCCGAAGCCGTCATGCGGCCCCTCCTCGGCGACGACCGGCCCCGTCCCCCCACCGGCGACCGCTGA
- a CDS encoding SseB family protein, which produces MEVPLEERLRLAWADGDVAGCLALLRVAQFGLPITERAARGDEPPAWPTVADEERVWVVAFTSVESMRACLGELTAHHRVVTLAELAAGWPDPRWGLAVNPGAPEGFFLEPGTVARLAAPSLAQDRDAMRDAVGAAGPPVLQKVLRPVDLHAYLAEGESRVSGYCHHAMDVAHIATPAVLADALGQAGEEGVITDQGSVHLLRWRAAGLNLYRVPYGGVDEESRDAVAGWVIEEPPFAGMGFGPNPDQVVREYHVAGAGLPHGAEIWELTAGGAEHRRAVYDGDLDRWLLVRVVPVDAA; this is translated from the coding sequence GTGGAAGTGCCGCTGGAGGAGCGTCTGCGCCTGGCGTGGGCGGACGGAGATGTCGCGGGGTGCCTGGCGTTGCTGCGGGTGGCGCAGTTCGGGTTGCCGATCACCGAGCGTGCCGCCAGAGGGGACGAGCCTCCCGCGTGGCCGACGGTCGCCGACGAGGAACGGGTCTGGGTGGTGGCGTTCACCTCGGTGGAGTCCATGCGGGCCTGCCTCGGGGAGCTGACGGCGCATCACCGGGTGGTGACACTGGCCGAGCTGGCCGCCGGGTGGCCCGACCCGCGGTGGGGGCTCGCGGTGAACCCCGGAGCGCCTGAGGGGTTCTTCCTCGAACCCGGCACGGTGGCACGGCTGGCGGCGCCGTCGCTGGCGCAGGACAGGGACGCCATGCGGGACGCCGTCGGCGCGGCGGGGCCGCCGGTGCTGCAGAAGGTTCTGCGGCCGGTCGACCTGCACGCCTACCTGGCCGAAGGCGAGTCGCGGGTGTCGGGGTACTGCCACCACGCCATGGACGTCGCGCACATCGCGACCCCGGCCGTCCTCGCGGACGCGCTCGGCCAGGCCGGGGAGGAGGGGGTGATCACCGATCAGGGGTCGGTGCACCTGCTGCGGTGGCGTGCCGCCGGATTGAACCTGTACCGGGTCCCCTACGGCGGGGTCGACGAGGAGAGCAGGGACGCCGTGGCGGGCTGGGTGATCGAGGAGCCGCCGTTCGCCGGCATGGGGTTCGGGCCGAACCCCGACCAGGTGGTCCGCGAGTACCACGTGGCCGGAGCGGGCCTGCCGCACGGCGCGGAGATCTGGGAGCTGACCGCCGGCGGCGCCGAGCACCGCCGCGCCGTGTACGACGGCGACCTGGACCGGTGGCTGCTCGTGCGCGTCGTCCCGGTGGACGCGGCGTGA
- the eccCa gene encoding type VII secretion protein EccCa: MGIVVVRRGERRPPPAPPRGEIVLESPPEIPETTSAGFTQVLTFMPMAAGGAAMALMFTGGGAGSPIMYVAGGMFALSMVGMSLSQMGRAAGERKSRLNGLRRDYFRYLSQTRKKVRRAARQQREALTWNGPDPEALWAVVMGPRLWERRPRDGDFATVRAGTGTQALAVQLVPPESKPVEDLDAMSAGALRRFVRTHSTVADLPIALALHSFARIVPTGDPAAVRDLTRALICQIAAFHSPEDMRVAVCAGKEWMSQWDWVKWLPHALHPEESDAAGPVRLMADDLRDLDRLLGAELKDRGRFRPGPSPESLPYHVVILDGGYVPQDSPLGADAIQGVTLIDLSGSASPAEEALTLRLEVLPDRFSRVQLDHAGKEIVTGLGRPDRASYLLADGLARQLAPLRASPAKGGEGQDVLATDMTLTDLLGVPDPRRLDVPALWRPRAPRNRLRVPIGLGADGRVVELDIKESAQGGMGPHGLIIGATGSGKSELLRTLVLGLATTHSSETLNFVLVDFKGGATFLGLESLPHVSAVITNLEDELPLVDRMYDALHGEMVRRQELLRASGNHASLRDYERAREQGADLRPLPTLFVVLDEFSELLSAKPEFIDLFVMIGRLGRSLGVHLLLASQRLEEGRLRGLDTHLSYRVGLRTFSAMESRVVLGAADAYELPSAPGNGYLKFDTSGMTRFKAAYVSGPFAPESRRERRTTPERRQVVPFGPAYVPVPVTPGPAEPEPAAVPAGRDSLLDVMVRQFAGYGPPAHRIWLPPLAEPLTLSHLLPPLSITPEYGLTTAGWAGRGKLRAVLGVVDRPFEQRRDPLGVDLSGAAGHLAVAGAPQSGKSTLLRTLVTGLALTHTPQEAQFYCLDFGGGTLASLEGLPHVGGVANRLDADRVRRTVAEVTGLLRRREQQFAEHGVDSFAAYRRQVADGTLPGDGYGDVFLVVDGWLTVRQEFDSLEPVITDLAARGLGYGVHVVAATNKWSEFRPGIRDLFGSRLELRLGDVYESEVNRKAALGVPEGVPGRGLTRDGHHFLGALPRIDGVRQADDLTVGVRALVDGVREAWHGTPAPRVRLLPAVLPADALPGPEQTGPRIPLGIDEATLSPVFADFGTDPHLTVIGDTESGKSNLLRLVAEGVVARHAPAQARLVVIDYRRSLLDAAYTEHRIGYAASSTTAAEMVAEARQALVERLPPADLTPDQLRSRSWWKGADLYFVVDDYDLVATGANPLAPLLDLLPQARDIGMHLVLSRAMGGAGRGMFDPVMQRLKDMASPAVILSGDRDEGVLFGVRPHALPPGRAYYVDRRYGSRLVQTAFLPPETPVER; encoded by the coding sequence GTGGGGATCGTCGTGGTGCGGCGCGGGGAACGCAGGCCACCGCCGGCGCCGCCGCGAGGGGAGATCGTGCTGGAGTCCCCGCCGGAGATCCCCGAGACCACGTCGGCGGGCTTCACGCAGGTGCTGACCTTCATGCCGATGGCCGCCGGCGGCGCGGCGATGGCGCTGATGTTCACCGGCGGCGGCGCGGGAAGCCCCATCATGTACGTCGCCGGAGGCATGTTCGCGCTGTCCATGGTCGGCATGAGCCTCAGCCAGATGGGACGGGCCGCGGGGGAACGCAAGTCGCGGCTCAACGGGCTGCGCCGCGACTACTTCCGCTACCTGTCCCAGACCCGCAAGAAGGTGCGCAGAGCCGCGCGGCAGCAACGTGAGGCGCTGACCTGGAACGGCCCCGACCCCGAGGCGCTGTGGGCCGTCGTCATGGGTCCGCGGCTGTGGGAACGGCGGCCGAGGGACGGCGACTTCGCGACCGTACGGGCCGGCACGGGGACGCAGGCGCTCGCCGTCCAGCTCGTCCCGCCGGAGTCCAAGCCGGTCGAGGACCTCGACGCCATGTCCGCCGGCGCGCTGCGCCGCTTCGTGCGCACCCACTCCACCGTGGCGGACCTGCCGATCGCCCTGGCGCTCCACTCGTTCGCGCGCATCGTGCCGACCGGCGACCCGGCGGCCGTGCGCGACCTCACCCGTGCGCTGATCTGCCAGATCGCGGCCTTCCACTCTCCCGAGGACATGCGCGTCGCCGTGTGCGCCGGCAAGGAGTGGATGTCCCAGTGGGACTGGGTGAAATGGCTGCCGCACGCGCTGCACCCGGAGGAGAGCGACGCCGCCGGTCCCGTGCGGCTCATGGCCGACGACCTGCGTGACCTCGACCGCCTGCTCGGCGCCGAGCTGAAGGACCGCGGCCGGTTCCGGCCCGGCCCCTCCCCTGAGTCGCTGCCGTACCACGTGGTGATCCTCGACGGCGGGTACGTCCCGCAGGACTCGCCGCTCGGCGCCGACGCCATCCAGGGGGTCACGCTCATCGACCTCAGCGGCTCGGCGTCCCCCGCCGAGGAGGCGCTCACCCTGCGGCTGGAGGTGCTGCCGGACCGGTTCAGCCGCGTACAGCTCGACCACGCCGGCAAGGAGATCGTCACCGGCCTCGGCCGGCCCGACCGCGCGTCGTACCTGCTGGCCGACGGCCTGGCCCGCCAGCTCGCGCCACTGCGCGCGTCCCCGGCCAAAGGCGGCGAGGGCCAGGACGTGCTCGCCACCGACATGACCCTGACCGACCTGCTCGGCGTGCCGGACCCGCGCCGTCTCGACGTCCCCGCGTTGTGGCGGCCCCGCGCGCCGCGCAACCGGCTGCGCGTCCCCATCGGGCTCGGCGCCGACGGCCGGGTCGTGGAGCTGGACATCAAGGAGTCGGCGCAGGGCGGCATGGGGCCGCACGGGCTGATCATCGGCGCCACCGGGTCCGGCAAGAGCGAACTGCTGCGCACACTGGTGCTGGGTCTCGCCACCACGCACTCGTCCGAGACGCTCAACTTCGTGCTCGTCGACTTCAAGGGCGGCGCCACGTTCCTCGGTCTTGAGTCGCTGCCGCACGTCTCCGCGGTGATCACCAACCTGGAGGACGAGCTTCCCCTGGTGGACCGCATGTACGACGCGCTGCACGGCGAGATGGTCCGCAGGCAGGAACTGCTGCGCGCGTCCGGCAACCACGCCTCGCTGCGCGACTACGAACGCGCCAGGGAACAGGGGGCCGACCTGCGGCCGCTGCCGACGCTGTTCGTGGTGCTCGACGAGTTCAGCGAGCTGCTGTCGGCCAAACCCGAGTTCATCGACCTGTTCGTCATGATCGGCCGCCTCGGCCGGTCCCTCGGCGTCCACCTGCTGCTCGCCTCGCAGCGCCTGGAGGAGGGACGGCTGCGCGGCCTGGACACGCACCTGTCGTACCGCGTCGGCCTGCGCACGTTCTCGGCGATGGAGAGCCGGGTCGTGCTCGGCGCCGCCGACGCCTACGAACTGCCGTCCGCGCCAGGCAACGGGTACCTGAAGTTCGACACCAGCGGCATGACGCGCTTCAAGGCCGCCTACGTCTCCGGGCCGTTCGCTCCGGAGTCCCGCAGGGAACGCCGCACCACGCCGGAACGGCGGCAGGTCGTGCCGTTCGGCCCCGCCTATGTGCCTGTGCCGGTCACGCCTGGCCCGGCCGAGCCGGAACCCGCGGCCGTCCCGGCCGGCCGGGACAGCCTGCTCGACGTCATGGTGCGGCAGTTCGCCGGGTACGGCCCGCCGGCGCACCGCATCTGGCTGCCGCCGCTGGCCGAGCCGCTGACCCTGAGCCACCTGCTTCCGCCGCTCAGCATCACCCCCGAGTACGGCCTCACCACGGCCGGCTGGGCCGGACGCGGCAAGCTGCGCGCGGTGCTCGGCGTCGTGGACCGGCCGTTCGAGCAGCGGCGCGACCCGCTCGGCGTCGACCTGTCCGGCGCGGCGGGTCACCTCGCGGTCGCCGGCGCGCCGCAGAGCGGCAAGAGCACCCTGCTGCGCACCCTCGTCACCGGGCTCGCGCTCACCCACACCCCGCAGGAGGCGCAGTTCTACTGCCTGGACTTCGGCGGCGGCACGCTCGCGTCGCTGGAGGGCCTGCCGCACGTCGGCGGGGTCGCCAACCGCCTGGACGCCGACCGGGTGCGCCGCACCGTCGCCGAGGTCACCGGGCTGCTGCGGCGGCGGGAACAGCAGTTCGCCGAGCACGGTGTGGACTCGTTCGCCGCCTACCGGCGTCAGGTCGCCGACGGCACACTGCCGGGGGACGGGTACGGCGACGTGTTCCTCGTCGTGGACGGATGGCTCACCGTGCGGCAGGAGTTCGACTCCCTTGAGCCGGTCATCACCGACCTCGCGGCCAGGGGCCTCGGGTACGGCGTCCACGTGGTGGCGGCGACCAACAAGTGGTCGGAGTTCCGGCCCGGCATCCGCGACCTGTTCGGGTCCCGGCTGGAACTGCGGCTCGGCGACGTGTACGAGTCCGAGGTGAACCGCAAGGCCGCGCTCGGGGTCCCCGAAGGCGTGCCGGGCCGGGGACTCACCAGGGACGGCCACCATTTCCTCGGCGCGCTGCCCCGCATCGACGGCGTGCGGCAGGCCGACGACCTCACCGTCGGCGTGCGGGCCCTGGTGGACGGCGTACGCGAGGCGTGGCACGGCACACCGGCCCCACGCGTACGGCTGCTTCCCGCCGTCCTGCCGGCGGACGCGCTGCCGGGACCCGAGCAGACGGGGCCGCGCATCCCGCTCGGCATCGACGAGGCCACCTTGTCGCCGGTGTTCGCCGACTTCGGCACCGACCCCCATCTCACCGTCATCGGGGACACCGAGAGCGGCAAGTCGAACCTGCTGCGGCTGGTCGCGGAAGGCGTCGTCGCGCGGCACGCACCCGCGCAGGCCAGGCTCGTCGTCATCGACTACCGCCGGTCCCTGCTCGACGCGGCCTACACCGAGCACCGCATCGGGTACGCCGCCTCGAGCACCACCGCCGCCGAGATGGTCGCCGAGGCCAGGCAGGCCCTGGTGGAACGGCTGCCACCGGCCGACCTGACCCCCGACCAGCTACGGTCGCGGTCCTGGTGGAAAGGCGCCGACCTGTACTTCGTGGTCGACGACTACGACCTGGTCGCCACCGGCGCCAACCCGCTGGCGCCGCTGCTCGACCTGCTGCCGCAGGCCCGTGACATCGGCATGCACCTGGTGCTGTCCCGCGCGATGGGTGGCGCGGGCCGCGGCATGTTCGACCCGGTCATGCAGCGCCTGAAGGACATGGCGAGCCCCGCCGTCATCCTCTCGGGGGACCGCGACGAAGGTGTCCTGTTCGGTGTCCGGCCGCACGCGCTGCCACCGGGCCGCGCCTACTACGTGGACCGCCGGTACGGCTCGCGGCTCGTGCAGACCGCCTTCCTGCCGCCGGAGACCCCCGTTGAGCGATGA
- a CDS encoding carbohydrate ABC transporter permease, producing the protein MAATATRTRAAGAPGLAATVILLGGALYCLFPIAWVVVAATKSRAELFSTGTFAVGGGLLENLAGLAAYRDGVFWLWTLNTFLYAGAGALLSTGVSAISGYTLAKYRFPGRTLLFNLLIGGILVPAVVLAVPQYLLLSEAGLADTYWAVLLPQILSPYGIYLSRVYASAAVPDELLDAARIDGAGDLRVFGRVALPLMVPGMVTVFLFQFVAIWTNFLLPFIMLGDDRKFPLTVGLYTLLAAGANQPALYNLIITGAMVSLIPLIALCLTMQRHWRADLSGGAVKN; encoded by the coding sequence ATGGCGGCCACCGCGACACGCACACGCGCCGCCGGCGCGCCGGGCCTCGCGGCCACGGTGATCCTGCTCGGCGGCGCGCTGTACTGCCTGTTCCCGATCGCCTGGGTGGTGGTGGCCGCCACCAAGTCGCGGGCCGAGCTGTTCTCCACCGGCACGTTCGCCGTCGGCGGCGGCCTGCTGGAGAACCTCGCCGGCCTCGCGGCGTACCGGGACGGGGTGTTCTGGCTGTGGACGCTGAACACCTTCCTGTACGCCGGGGCCGGGGCCCTGCTGTCCACCGGCGTGTCGGCGATCTCGGGGTACACCCTGGCCAAGTACCGCTTCCCCGGCAGGACGCTGCTGTTCAACCTGCTGATCGGCGGCATCCTCGTCCCGGCCGTGGTGCTCGCCGTGCCGCAGTACCTGCTGCTGTCCGAGGCGGGGCTCGCCGACACCTACTGGGCCGTCCTGCTGCCGCAGATCCTCAGCCCGTACGGCATCTACCTGTCGAGGGTGTACGCCTCGGCCGCCGTGCCGGACGAGCTGCTGGACGCGGCGCGCATCGACGGCGCCGGGGACCTGCGGGTGTTCGGCCGGGTCGCGCTGCCACTGATGGTTCCCGGCATGGTGACGGTGTTCCTGTTCCAGTTCGTGGCGATCTGGACGAACTTCCTGCTGCCGTTCATCATGCTCGGCGACGACCGGAAGTTCCCGCTGACCGTCGGCCTGTACACGCTGCTCGCCGCCGGGGCCAACCAGCCCGCGCTGTACAACCTGATCATCACCGGAGCCATGGTGTCGCTGATCCCGCTGATCGCGCTGTGCCTCACGATGCAGCGGCACTGGCGCGCCGACCTGTCGGGTGGGGCCGTGAAAAACTGA
- a CDS encoding YbaB/EbfC family nucleoid-associated protein: MEPYDSGDAAGLRAYADELRDAFFRMQEEIPALHERARTLQVTERSPDGLISATVGARGDLVRLDIDPRVYRRPDSRHLADTITTTVHKAAATARQQVVEIFAPLIPAEHMKAHLDGDLDAVLEQMTARLPGER; encoded by the coding sequence GTGGAACCGTACGACAGCGGGGACGCGGCGGGACTGCGGGCCTACGCCGACGAGCTGCGTGACGCCTTCTTCCGCATGCAGGAGGAGATCCCGGCGCTGCACGAGAGGGCCCGCACCCTGCAGGTCACCGAGAGATCCCCCGACGGCCTGATCAGCGCCACCGTCGGCGCGCGCGGCGACCTCGTCCGGCTCGATATCGACCCACGCGTCTACCGGCGGCCCGACTCGCGCCACCTGGCCGACACCATCACCACCACCGTCCACAAGGCCGCCGCCACGGCACGGCAGCAGGTCGTGGAGATCTTCGCACCCCTGATCCCCGCCGAGCACATGAAGGCCCACCTGGACGGCGACCTGGACGCCGTACTGGAGCAGATGACCGCGCGGCTACCCGGCGAGAGGTGA
- a CDS encoding ABC transporter substrate-binding protein, translated as MRTRRLSAVATALITALLAAGCGGSGDPEAPAASGPASTAPAGPVTLTYWTWVPNMDKIAAVWNQANPGIKVTVSKQAGGDDASAKFLTAAKAGNPPDLVQAEYQHLPSFVAAGAVADIAAEAGPAKGEFSPGQWGLVTLGTEGAYAIPQDSGPMMLYYRKDLFEKYGIEVPKTWDEYAEAARTVRSKDREVYLGTFSSKDPGAFAGLAQQAGAQWWSISGEAWKVGIDDAATRKVADYWGGLVKEGVIDDMPYFTPEWNKALNDGTLLTWPSAVWGPGVLSANAPKGEGKWAVAPLPQWSAGENVSGFWGGSSTAVAEKSPNRAAAVKFATWLNTDPQALRLLIDEGSVYPASAEGQAAMTEPPAYFSGQPDFWQQVQAISATARGFTFGPNVNVTYNAFKDAFDKALRDRSPFADAVRVMQESTVADMRKSGFQLAP; from the coding sequence ATGCGCACCAGGCGCCTTTCCGCCGTGGCGACGGCATTGATCACAGCCCTTCTGGCCGCCGGGTGCGGCGGATCCGGCGACCCCGAGGCCCCCGCCGCCTCAGGACCGGCGAGCACGGCCCCCGCCGGTCCGGTGACGCTGACGTACTGGACCTGGGTCCCCAACATGGACAAGATCGCCGCGGTGTGGAACCAGGCCAACCCCGGCATCAAGGTCACCGTGAGCAAGCAGGCGGGTGGCGACGACGCCTCCGCCAAGTTCCTCACCGCCGCCAAGGCAGGGAACCCGCCGGACCTGGTGCAGGCCGAGTACCAGCACCTGCCGTCGTTCGTCGCCGCCGGCGCGGTGGCCGACATCGCGGCCGAGGCCGGTCCCGCCAAAGGCGAGTTCTCGCCGGGGCAGTGGGGCCTCGTGACCCTCGGCACCGAGGGGGCCTACGCGATCCCGCAGGACAGCGGGCCGATGATGCTCTACTACCGCAAGGACCTGTTCGAGAAGTACGGCATCGAGGTGCCGAAGACCTGGGACGAGTACGCCGAGGCGGCGCGCACCGTGCGGAGCAAGGACCGCGAGGTCTATCTCGGCACCTTCTCCAGCAAGGACCCCGGCGCGTTCGCCGGGCTCGCGCAGCAGGCCGGGGCCCAGTGGTGGTCGATCAGCGGGGAGGCGTGGAAGGTCGGCATCGACGACGCCGCCACCCGCAAGGTCGCCGACTACTGGGGAGGCCTGGTGAAGGAAGGCGTCATCGACGACATGCCGTACTTCACCCCCGAGTGGAACAAGGCACTCAACGACGGCACGTTGCTGACCTGGCCGTCCGCGGTGTGGGGGCCGGGGGTGCTGTCGGCGAACGCGCCGAAAGGCGAGGGGAAGTGGGCCGTCGCGCCGCTGCCGCAGTGGAGCGCCGGTGAGAACGTGAGCGGCTTCTGGGGTGGTTCGTCCACCGCGGTCGCGGAGAAGTCACCGAACCGCGCCGCGGCCGTGAAGTTCGCGACCTGGCTGAACACCGATCCACAGGCGTTGCGCCTGCTCATCGACGAGGGCTCGGTCTACCCGGCCTCCGCCGAGGGACAGGCCGCGATGACCGAACCGCCGGCGTACTTCTCCGGCCAGCCGGACTTCTGGCAGCAGGTACAGGCGATCTCGGCCACCGCGCGCGGCTTCACGTTCGGGCCGAACGTCAACGTCACCTACAACGCCTTCAAGGACGCGTTCGACAAGGCGCTGCGCGACCGGTCGCCGTTCGCGGACGCCGTGCGGGTCATGCAGGAGTCGACGGTCGCCGACATGCGCAAGTCCGGCTTCCAGCTCGCGCCATGA